Part of the Paeniglutamicibacter sulfureus genome, AGCCTGCTGACCTACCTGCTGAGCTTCGTCTACATCGGCATCTACTGGAATAACCATCACCACATGTTCCAGGTCACCGAGAAGATCACCGGCGGAGTCCTCTGGGCCAACCTGCATCTGCTCTTCTGGCTGTCCCTCCTGCCGTTCAGCACCGCCTGGATGGATGAAAGCTCCCTGGCCAGGACGCCCGTCGTCACCTACGGCATCAATCTTTTGGCGGCGGCAGCCGCCTACCTCATCCTGCAGCGCGTGATCATCCGCGGGCAGGGCGCCGACTCGGCGCTCAAGCGCGCCATGGGACCGGACCGGAAGGGCAAGGCGTCCCTGGTGCTCTACACCCTCGGGATCCTTGCCGCCCTGCTGGGCGGCGAACACGACAGGGTCTGGGGCTACCTGGGCGTCGCGTTCTTCGTGGCCGTTGCCGTGCTCTGGCTGGTCCCGGATCGCCGGATCGAGCGCAACCTTGGTGCGGGGCATCAACCCGCCTGAATCGGCGTTCAGGAATCGTCGTCGGAAGTGGCTTCCACGTCCTGTTGGCCCTCCGCGATCGGCGCGCTCTCCGGAGCCGTGGCATAGGCGATCGAGAGCCGCCGGTAGGACCTGGTCGCCAGTGCAGCAAGCCCAAGAATGATCGAGGCGATCCCGGAAACCAGGAACACCATCGCGATCCCGCGGGCGTTCCCCTCCCCTAGCAGCCAACCCCAGCTTTGCTTGCCCGGGTCGGAGGCCATGTAGGGAATGATCCAGAACTCGGCCAGCGGCGCGATCATGAACGCGGTGATCGGAGCGGCGGCCGATTCGAACGTCATGGCGAAGCCAAACACCCTGCCCTGGACCTTGTACGGCACCACCTTCTGGATCACCGTCTGCTCGGCCGCCTCCACCGCGGGAATAATCATCATGAAAATCCAGATCCCCACCGCATAAAGCCACCACCACTCGCGGATCGTGAACGTGGCACCCAGCACGCCGGTGCAGGCCACCAGGATCAGCATGGTCCGGATCGGGTTCTTGCCCAGGCCGAACTTGGCCACCAGTCCGCCGCCGATCAGGAACCCGGTGGCGGTCACCCCGAGCACCACGCCCCAGATTTCCACCGGGAAGATCGTCAGGCCGTACGGGTCCATCAGCGCCATGAACACCCCGCCGGTCAGGTTGTTGAAGGTGGTGAACAGGATCAGGGCAAACAGTCCCTGGGTGGCCCGCACCGCAGCGATGC contains:
- a CDS encoding TMEM175 family protein, which encodes MVLELKVPEGHDLASLLPVIGSSLLTYLLSFVYIGIYWNNHHHMFQVTEKITGGVLWANLHLLFWLSLLPFSTAWMDESSLARTPVVTYGINLLAAAAAYLILQRVIIRGQGADSALKRAMGPDRKGKASLVLYTLGILAALLGGEHDRVWGYLGVAFFVAVAVLWLVPDRRIERNLGAGHQPA
- a CDS encoding MFS transporter, producing MSQEDPSSADIETTDRQAAANAMPPKTGHRTFMHVLVNTALANVITSFLWFALTFWVYLETRSVLATGLIGGTYMLLVAFFGLFFGVLVDRYRKHAVMVGSTLFTVACFGVAGAMFMLVPEADLMSLTGIWFWLFALVILIGAVVEQLRNIALSTTVTLLVPADRRVNANGLVGTVQGLAFMITSVFSGLAIGFLGMGGAIIIALVACGAVLVHLLVLRIPEPKIVRAEGRENFADLRAGIAAVRATQGLFALILFTTFNNLTGGVFMALMDPYGLTIFPVEIWGVVLGVTATGFLIGGGLVAKFGLGKNPIRTMLILVACTGVLGATFTIREWWWLYAVGIWIFMMIIPAVEAAEQTVIQKVVPYKVQGRVFGFAMTFESAAAPITAFMIAPLAEFWIIPYMASDPGKQSWGWLLGEGNARGIAMVFLVSGIASIILGLAALATRSYRRLSIAYATAPESAPIAEGQQDVEATSDDDS